A portion of the Paenibacillus hamazuiensis genome contains these proteins:
- the murB gene encoding UDP-N-acetylmuramate dehydrogenase: MRQVFNDLQAGAYGDVRFNEPLAPYTTWKIGGPADILLTPRSKDQLIRAVRFLHDRGIPWTVIGRGSNMLVTDKGIRGVVIKLGDTLETVRFEGTLAIAGGAYSFIKLSVMAGKEGLTGLEFASGIPGTVGGAVYMNAGAHGSDVSRILKQAEVLWETGELATLQRDELQYAYRHSLLQTKPGIVTEAVFQLEYGERNEIAAEMAANKERRLRTQPYTLACAGSVFRNPPGHHAARLIEDAGLKGLRSGGAEVSTLHANFIVNTGEATAEDVVTLIEKVKAKVLEKYGIELHPEVLVVGER; the protein is encoded by the coding sequence ATGCGGCAAGTCTTTAACGATTTGCAGGCGGGTGCTTACGGGGACGTTCGTTTCAACGAACCGCTGGCACCTTATACGACATGGAAAATAGGAGGGCCCGCCGATATTTTGCTGACTCCCCGAAGCAAGGATCAGCTGATCCGCGCCGTACGTTTTCTCCACGATCGCGGGATTCCGTGGACCGTTATCGGCCGAGGCTCCAACATGCTGGTCACCGATAAAGGCATCCGTGGGGTCGTCATCAAGCTGGGCGACACGCTGGAAACCGTCCGGTTCGAGGGGACGCTGGCAATAGCAGGCGGCGCGTATTCCTTTATCAAGCTTTCCGTGATGGCCGGCAAAGAAGGATTGACCGGTCTGGAGTTTGCCAGCGGAATTCCAGGCACCGTGGGTGGAGCCGTCTACATGAACGCAGGGGCGCACGGATCGGACGTGTCACGCATACTCAAGCAGGCTGAAGTCTTGTGGGAAACAGGTGAATTGGCAACGCTTCAAAGGGACGAACTGCAGTATGCTTACCGGCACTCCTTGCTTCAGACCAAACCCGGCATCGTTACGGAAGCCGTATTCCAGCTCGAATACGGCGAACGCAACGAAATTGCGGCGGAGATGGCCGCCAATAAGGAGCGCCGGCTGCGCACGCAGCCTTATACGCTCGCCTGCGCGGGCAGCGTGTTCCGCAATCCTCCGGGCCACCATGCCGCCAGGCTGATCGAAGATGCCGGGCTTAAAGGACTGCGGTCCGGAGGAGCCGAAGTTTCGACCCTGCACGCCAACTTCATCGTAAATACCGGCGAGGCGACAGCCGAGGACGTCGTCACCCTCATCGAAAAGGTCAAAGCGAAGGTGCTGGAAAAGTACGGCATCGAGCTGCATCCCGAAGTACTGGTGGTGGGTGAACGGTAA
- a CDS encoding undecaprenyldiphospho-muramoylpentapeptide beta-N-acetylglucosaminyltransferase has protein sequence MKKIVFTGGGSAGHVTPNLALMARLKQLGWEMEYIGSKDGIEKGIVDHEGIRFHHIASGKLRRYFDLKNFKDPFRVIQGVGQAYRLLRRIKPHIVFSKGGFVSVPVILAAWLNRIPVIIHESDFTPGLANKISMPFATKICVTFPETLRHIKGGKAVCTGLPIRERILEGKALNGYTLCDFHRQKPVLFIMGGSLGAQAINNAVRGALDALLERYQIVHICGKGNVDKALEGRRGYKQFEYVQEELPDLMAMADIVVSRAGSTSIFEFLALQKPMLLIPLTRQASRGDQILNAESFQKIGYARVLYEEKLTPETLLSELAAAYENRELTKAQMAASRHSSGTDTIVDLIEKHRLGRI, from the coding sequence ATGAAAAAAATCGTCTTCACCGGCGGCGGCTCAGCCGGCCACGTGACGCCCAATTTGGCGCTCATGGCCCGGCTTAAGCAGCTCGGTTGGGAGATGGAGTACATAGGCTCGAAGGATGGCATCGAGAAAGGGATCGTCGACCACGAGGGGATCCGCTTCCATCACATCGCTTCGGGCAAGCTGCGGCGCTATTTCGACTTGAAAAACTTCAAAGACCCGTTCCGCGTCATCCAGGGTGTCGGCCAGGCTTACCGGCTGCTGCGGCGGATCAAGCCGCACATCGTTTTTTCCAAGGGAGGGTTCGTCTCCGTGCCGGTCATTTTGGCCGCATGGCTGAACCGCATCCCCGTCATCATTCATGAATCGGACTTCACGCCCGGACTCGCGAATAAAATTTCGATGCCGTTCGCCACAAAAATTTGCGTGACGTTCCCGGAGACGCTCCGGCATATCAAAGGCGGCAAGGCGGTGTGCACCGGCTTGCCGATCCGCGAGCGCATACTGGAAGGCAAAGCGCTGAACGGCTACACGCTGTGCGATTTTCACAGGCAGAAGCCGGTGCTGTTCATCATGGGCGGCAGCCTGGGCGCGCAAGCGATCAACAATGCGGTGCGCGGTGCGCTGGATGCGCTGTTGGAGAGGTACCAGATCGTCCACATTTGCGGAAAAGGCAACGTAGACAAAGCGCTCGAGGGACGCAGAGGGTATAAGCAGTTCGAGTACGTGCAGGAGGAGCTGCCCGATTTGATGGCGATGGCGGACATCGTCGTCTCGCGGGCCGGCTCGACGTCGATTTTCGAGTTTTTGGCGCTGCAAAAGCCGATGCTGCTCATTCCGCTCACCCGGCAGGCGAGCCGGGGGGATCAAATTTTGAACGCCGAGTCGTTTCAAAAGATCGGCTACGCGCGGGTTCTCTACGAAGAGAAACTGACGCCGGAGACGCTGCTTTCGGAGCTGGCGGCTGCTTACGAGAACCGCGAGCTGACGAAGGCGCAAATGGCCGCCAGCCGGCACTCAAGCGGGACCGATACGATCGTCGATCTGATCGAAAAACACCGGCTAGGCCGCATTTGA
- the spoVE gene encoding stage V sporulation protein E, with amino-acid sequence MGKTRSAPDAAIVFCTLALLTIGVVMVYSASAVLSFHEHGDYFYYLKRQLLFAVLGVIAMFFTMNVDYWVWKKYAKIGLIVCFILLVAVLIPGIGVVRGGARSWLGIGSFGIQPSEFMKLGMIVFLSKMLSENQAKITQFTQGLLPPLGLVGVAFGMIMLQPDLGTGAVLVGASLLIIYTAGARLLHLSYLGMIGALGLVGLILAAPYRLKRITAFLDPWQDPLGAGYQAIQSLYAIGPGGLVGLGLGMSRQKYSYLPEPQTDFIFSIIAEELGFIGGSLVLMLFMLLVWRGMRTAITAPDTFGSLLATGIVGMIAVQVVINIGVVIGMFPVTGITLPLISAGGSSLTLILASIGVLLNISRYSR; translated from the coding sequence ATGGGAAAAACTCGATCTGCACCGGATGCAGCCATCGTCTTTTGCACGCTGGCGCTGCTGACCATCGGCGTCGTCATGGTATACAGCGCGAGCGCCGTGCTGTCGTTTCATGAGCACGGAGACTATTTTTATTACTTGAAGCGCCAGCTGCTGTTTGCCGTGCTCGGCGTCATCGCGATGTTTTTTACGATGAACGTCGACTACTGGGTATGGAAAAAATACGCCAAAATCGGGCTCATCGTCTGCTTTATTTTGCTCGTGGCCGTGCTCATTCCGGGTATCGGCGTCGTCCGGGGCGGGGCGAGAAGCTGGCTCGGCATCGGCTCCTTCGGCATTCAGCCTTCGGAGTTTATGAAGCTGGGCATGATCGTTTTTTTATCCAAAATGCTGTCGGAAAACCAGGCGAAAATCACTCAATTCACGCAAGGCCTGCTGCCGCCTCTCGGTTTGGTCGGGGTCGCTTTCGGCATGATCATGCTGCAGCCGGATCTCGGGACCGGCGCCGTGCTGGTCGGCGCATCGCTGCTCATTATTTATACGGCCGGCGCGAGACTGCTCCACCTGTCGTATCTCGGGATGATCGGGGCCCTCGGCCTCGTCGGCCTCATTCTTGCGGCTCCGTACCGGCTGAAGCGCATCACCGCCTTTCTCGACCCGTGGCAGGACCCGCTCGGCGCCGGCTACCAGGCGATTCAATCGCTGTATGCGATTGGCCCTGGCGGCCTGGTCGGTCTCGGACTAGGCATGAGCCGGCAAAAATACAGCTACTTGCCCGAGCCGCAAACGGACTTTATTTTCTCCATCATCGCCGAGGAGCTCGGCTTTATCGGCGGCTCGCTCGTGCTTATGCTGTTCATGCTGCTTGTCTGGCGCGGCATGCGCACGGCCATCACGGCGCCGGATACGTTCGGCAGCCTGCTTGCCACCGGCATCGTCGGCATGATCGCCGTACAGGTGGTCATCAACATCGGCGTCGTGATCGGCATGTTTCCCGTTACGGGCATCACGCTTCCGCTGATCAGCGCAGGCGGATCGTCCCTGACACTCATACTCGCCTCTATCGGCGTGCTGCTCAACATATCCCGGTATTCGAGGTGA
- the murD gene encoding UDP-N-acetylmuramoyl-L-alanine--D-glutamate ligase: MEHPSKYRGREVVILGLARSGVAVAKLFHEMGANVTVNDKKDRSQCPEADELSALGISVICGSHPSELIHKGVSLVVKNPGIPYKIEPIVKAQELGIEIVTEVEVAYHICAAPIIGITGSNGKTTTTTWTGLIFEAAGMKPIVAGNIGRALTEAALEASADNWMVVELSSFQLKGTVDFRPRIACLLNIYETHLDYHGTMEDYVASKAKLFAGQQPGDIAVLNADDAVCRSLMPQLKADVIPFSRKEELAHGVYLNSQQTIVYRDKQGQIHPVIPAKELGIPGSHNAENAMAAVAIAIAAGAPLSVIATVLHEFHGVEHRLELVGSRGEVKYYNDAKATNPSATIKAINALDRPIILIAGGLDRGSDYMELLPVFKERVKGVVALGETRHKIQRVAELAGLSRIKTVDTANAQDAIREAVQAAAALAEPGDIVLLSPACASWDMFPSYEERGRMFKQSVHNLV; this comes from the coding sequence ATGGAGCATCCGAGCAAGTATCGCGGCCGCGAGGTCGTTATTTTGGGCTTGGCGCGAAGCGGTGTCGCCGTAGCCAAGCTGTTTCACGAGATGGGAGCGAATGTCACCGTTAACGATAAAAAAGATCGTTCACAGTGTCCCGAAGCCGACGAACTTTCGGCTTTGGGTATTTCTGTTATTTGCGGCTCTCATCCGTCCGAGCTCATTCATAAAGGCGTCTCGCTGGTTGTGAAAAACCCGGGGATTCCTTACAAAATTGAACCGATCGTCAAAGCGCAGGAGCTGGGCATCGAAATCGTCACCGAAGTCGAAGTCGCTTATCACATCTGTGCGGCGCCGATCATCGGCATCACCGGCTCGAACGGCAAAACGACGACGACGACGTGGACCGGCCTGATTTTTGAGGCCGCCGGCATGAAGCCGATCGTCGCCGGCAATATCGGGCGTGCGCTGACCGAAGCGGCGCTGGAGGCTTCTGCGGACAACTGGATGGTCGTCGAGCTGAGCAGCTTTCAGCTCAAAGGGACCGTAGATTTTCGTCCCCGCATCGCGTGTTTGCTGAATATTTACGAAACGCATCTCGACTATCATGGAACGATGGAGGATTACGTAGCCTCCAAAGCGAAGCTGTTCGCGGGCCAGCAGCCCGGCGATATCGCCGTGCTGAATGCGGACGATGCGGTTTGCCGCAGCCTGATGCCGCAGCTGAAGGCGGATGTGATCCCGTTTTCCCGCAAAGAAGAGCTCGCTCATGGAGTCTATCTTAATTCGCAGCAAACGATCGTGTACCGCGATAAGCAGGGGCAGATTCATCCGGTCATTCCCGCGAAAGAGCTGGGCATCCCCGGCAGCCACAACGCGGAAAACGCCATGGCGGCTGTCGCGATCGCGATCGCCGCCGGCGCGCCTTTATCGGTGATCGCCACCGTGCTGCACGAATTCCACGGTGTCGAGCATCGGCTGGAGCTCGTGGGAAGCCGCGGCGAGGTGAAGTATTACAACGACGCCAAGGCAACCAATCCGTCGGCGACGATCAAAGCGATCAACGCGCTGGACCGCCCGATCATTTTGATCGCGGGCGGACTCGACCGCGGCTCCGATTATATGGAGCTGCTCCCGGTATTCAAGGAGCGGGTGAAAGGTGTCGTCGCGCTCGGCGAGACGAGGCACAAAATTCAGCGCGTAGCCGAGTTGGCAGGCTTAAGCCGCATTAAAACGGTCGATACTGCTAATGCACAGGACGCCATCCGGGAGGCGGTGCAAGCCGCCGCAGCGCTAGCGGAGCCGGGAGATATCGTGCTGCTCTCGCCGGCGTGCGCCAGCTGGGACATGTTTCCGTCTTACGAAGAAAGGGGACGCATGTTTAAGCAGTCCGTGCATAACCTTGTATAA
- the mraY gene encoding phospho-N-acetylmuramoyl-pentapeptide-transferase, whose translation MEFKVVMFTMGAAFLLAVIMGPLFIPILRRLKFGQQIRTDGPQGHLKKAGTPTMGGTIIMLAMALAVLRFADKTTDTIILLIASLGYGLVGFLDDYIKILFKRSLGLTAKQKLLGQLLVSLIVCVLLYQSGHSTDVRIPVIGVDVPLGWLYFPFVAFLMLGTSNAVNFTDGLDGLLAGTSAVAFGAYSIIAMNNTQPEVAIFSAAAVGAVLGFLVFNAHPAKVFMGDTGSLGLGGGLAAIAILTKQEVLLAIIGGVFVMEVLSVIIQVVSFKTRGKRVFKMSPIHHHFELSGWSEWRVVITFWTAGLLLAGLGLYINEVL comes from the coding sequence GTGGAATTCAAAGTCGTCATGTTCACCATGGGTGCGGCTTTTTTGCTGGCCGTCATCATGGGGCCTTTATTCATACCCATATTGCGGAGGCTGAAATTCGGCCAGCAAATCCGCACGGACGGCCCGCAGGGGCACCTGAAAAAAGCCGGCACGCCGACGATGGGCGGCACGATCATCATGCTGGCCATGGCGCTGGCCGTGCTCCGCTTTGCGGATAAAACGACGGATACGATCATTTTGCTGATCGCCTCGCTCGGGTACGGGCTCGTCGGCTTTTTGGACGATTACATCAAAATTTTATTCAAGCGTTCGCTTGGTCTGACCGCAAAGCAGAAGCTGCTGGGACAGCTGCTCGTTTCCTTGATCGTCTGCGTGCTGCTGTACCAGTCCGGACACAGCACCGATGTGCGCATTCCCGTTATCGGCGTAGATGTTCCGCTTGGCTGGCTGTATTTTCCGTTCGTCGCCTTTTTGATGCTCGGCACGTCCAACGCCGTCAATTTCACCGACGGGCTCGACGGACTGCTTGCCGGCACGAGTGCGGTCGCTTTCGGCGCTTACTCGATCATCGCGATGAACAACACGCAGCCGGAGGTGGCGATTTTTTCCGCGGCTGCGGTCGGCGCAGTGCTCGGATTTCTCGTGTTCAACGCGCACCCGGCGAAAGTGTTTATGGGCGATACCGGTTCGCTCGGTCTTGGCGGCGGACTTGCAGCCATCGCGATTTTAACGAAGCAGGAAGTCCTTTTGGCCATTATCGGCGGGGTGTTCGTCATGGAGGTGCTATCGGTCATCATTCAGGTCGTCTCCTTCAAAACGAGAGGGAAGCGCGTGTTCAAAATGAGCCCGATCCACCACCATTTCGAGCTGTCCGGATGGTCCGAATGGCGCGTCGTCATCACGTTCTGGACGGCAGGTTTGCTGCTGGCCGGACTTGGATTATACATTAATGAGGTGTTGTAG
- a CDS encoding UDP-N-acetylmuramoyl-tripeptide--D-alanyl-D-alanine ligase: protein MIRRTYAQIASMIAGTAVSASYGDITVAGVSKDTRTIEPGNLYIPLVGDRFDGHDFVLDAFGKGASASLWQRGREGAPEGVPLIYVDDTLAALQRLAKTYAEELKIRVVGITGSNGKTTTKDMAAAVLGTSYRVHKTIGNYNNHIGLPLTMLQFSEETEAAVLEMGMSGRGEIRFLSELAQPEAAIVTNIGESHLLQLGSREEIARAKTEILHGLAPGGLFVHNGDEPLIPQAVAEMEPLLPFRSVRFGLAPENDYFPTGIAASGDGTEFKVNAIPGVTFYIPLLGRHNVVNALAVIALAQSWGIPAERIADGLRTMKLTSMRIEAVKAASGLTILNDAYNASPTSMRAAIALLHELEGYGRKYAVLGDMLELGPREAEFHREIGTLLDPGKIEAVYVFGTLAKHMAEEAAKTFGADRVKWFEDKNELTKALAAQAAPDDVVLVKGSRGMKLEQVVFGLQGG from the coding sequence ATGATCCGCAGAACATACGCACAAATCGCAAGCATGATTGCCGGCACGGCCGTCTCCGCTTCTTACGGAGACATTACGGTCGCCGGCGTTTCCAAGGATACCCGGACGATCGAGCCGGGCAACTTGTACATTCCGCTCGTCGGCGACCGTTTCGACGGGCACGATTTTGTGCTGGATGCATTCGGCAAGGGCGCTTCCGCATCGCTTTGGCAGCGAGGGCGCGAGGGTGCTCCGGAGGGCGTTCCGCTGATTTATGTGGACGATACGCTTGCCGCCCTGCAGCGGCTTGCCAAAACTTACGCGGAAGAGCTGAAGATCCGCGTCGTCGGCATCACCGGCAGCAACGGCAAGACGACAACCAAAGATATGGCTGCGGCGGTGCTCGGGACGTCTTACCGCGTGCATAAAACGATAGGCAATTATAATAATCATATAGGGTTGCCGCTGACGATGCTGCAGTTTTCGGAGGAGACGGAAGCGGCCGTGCTCGAAATGGGGATGAGCGGCCGCGGAGAAATCCGGTTTCTTTCCGAGCTTGCGCAGCCGGAAGCGGCTATCGTTACGAATATCGGAGAATCCCATTTGCTGCAGCTCGGCAGCCGGGAAGAAATCGCCCGGGCCAAAACGGAAATTTTGCACGGTCTTGCGCCCGGCGGATTGTTTGTCCATAACGGCGACGAGCCGCTGATTCCGCAGGCCGTTGCGGAAATGGAGCCGCTGCTCCCGTTTCGGTCCGTCCGCTTCGGGCTTGCCCCGGAAAACGATTATTTTCCGACGGGCATCGCCGCGAGCGGAGACGGCACGGAGTTCAAGGTGAACGCCATCCCCGGCGTCACGTTTTATATCCCGCTGCTAGGGCGGCATAACGTCGTTAACGCGCTGGCGGTTATCGCACTGGCGCAAAGCTGGGGGATCCCGGCCGAGCGGATCGCGGATGGGCTGCGCACGATGAAGCTGACGAGCATGCGCATCGAAGCGGTGAAGGCCGCTTCCGGTCTCACCATCCTGAACGACGCCTACAACGCGAGCCCGACTTCCATGCGCGCCGCCATCGCGCTGCTGCACGAGCTGGAAGGGTACGGCCGCAAATACGCGGTGCTCGGCGATATGCTGGAGCTTGGTCCACGCGAAGCGGAGTTTCACCGTGAAATCGGGACACTTCTGGACCCGGGGAAGATCGAAGCGGTGTACGTGTTCGGAACACTGGCGAAGCATATGGCGGAGGAAGCGGCCAAAACGTTCGGGGCGGACCGCGTGAAATGGTTTGAAGACAAAAATGAGCTGACAAAGGCTTTAGCTGCGCAAGCCGCGCCGGACGACGTCGTTTTGGTGAAAGGCTCGCGCGGGATGAAGCTGGAGCAGGTCGTTTTCGGCCTGCAGGGGGGTTAA
- a CDS encoding UDP-N-acetylmuramoyl-L-alanyl-D-glutamate--2,6-diaminopimelate ligase — MKLKELAEKLAICELVGDGETEIAGMQMDNRKIRPGDLFFCVKGRTFDGHRFADQAVRSGAVALVVEHKVDVDVPQLVVKDVRRAMPVLASHFFGYPSNEMKVIGITGTNGKTTSSYIIEHILSDAGFTTGLMGSIETKIAAQRIPNTGINTQESVDLQRSLRRMKHAGVEYCVMEATSNGLEAGRVIGCRFRTALFTNLTQDHLDEHGTMENYKAAKGLLFSRLGNSFAGDPAHTQFAVLNSDDDASAYYAKLTTAQVITYGIRHDADVRASDIRITSRGTTFTCTTYKGTASIRIKLVGQFNVYNTLGAIAVTLAEGVPLEQIRHSLEKMSVVEGRMEIVEGPQNFLVLVDYAHTPDGLANALSTIKEFAPGKIITVFGCGGDRDRTKRPLMGQVTAEYSDYVLVTSDNPRTEDPEAILQDIVPGVKTAGLPEDRYELIADRRAAIQKAIDLAGPHDVVLIAGKGHETYQDIMGVKHDFDDRLVAKEAIRRRYE; from the coding sequence ATGAAACTTAAAGAATTGGCGGAGAAGCTTGCGATCTGCGAGCTTGTCGGCGACGGGGAGACGGAAATTGCCGGGATGCAGATGGATAACCGGAAAATTCGTCCGGGAGACTTGTTTTTCTGCGTCAAGGGCCGCACATTCGACGGGCATCGGTTCGCAGACCAAGCGGTTCGCTCGGGAGCCGTCGCGCTTGTTGTGGAGCATAAGGTGGATGTGGATGTCCCGCAGCTCGTCGTAAAAGACGTGAGGCGGGCGATGCCCGTGCTGGCGAGCCATTTTTTCGGATACCCGAGCAACGAGATGAAGGTGATCGGCATTACCGGCACCAACGGAAAGACGACATCCAGCTACATCATCGAGCATATATTAAGCGATGCGGGTTTTACGACCGGGCTGATGGGCAGCATCGAAACCAAAATCGCCGCGCAGCGCATTCCGAACACCGGAATCAACACGCAGGAATCGGTCGACTTGCAGCGGAGCCTGCGGCGAATGAAACATGCCGGCGTGGAATATTGCGTAATGGAAGCGACGTCGAACGGGCTCGAAGCAGGCCGTGTGATCGGATGCCGGTTCCGTACGGCACTATTTACGAATCTGACGCAGGATCATCTCGACGAGCACGGGACGATGGAAAACTACAAAGCGGCCAAAGGACTGCTGTTCTCCCGGCTCGGCAATTCGTTTGCAGGCGATCCGGCCCATACGCAGTTTGCCGTGCTCAACAGCGACGACGACGCGTCGGCTTACTATGCCAAGCTGACAACCGCGCAAGTCATCACCTACGGCATCCGTCATGATGCCGACGTTCGCGCCTCCGACATTCGCATAACGTCTCGGGGCACAACGTTCACATGCACGACTTACAAAGGGACGGCTTCCATCCGCATAAAGCTGGTCGGGCAGTTTAACGTGTATAACACGCTTGGGGCAATTGCCGTAACTTTGGCGGAGGGAGTTCCGCTTGAGCAAATTCGGCATAGCTTGGAAAAGATGAGCGTTGTCGAGGGACGGATGGAAATCGTCGAGGGGCCGCAAAATTTTCTCGTGTTGGTCGATTACGCCCACACGCCGGATGGTCTGGCTAATGCGCTGTCGACCATTAAAGAATTTGCACCCGGTAAAATCATCACCGTGTTCGGCTGCGGCGGGGACAGGGACCGCACGAAACGCCCGCTGATGGGCCAAGTGACGGCCGAATACAGCGATTATGTGTTGGTGACCTCGGATAATCCGCGCACGGAAGATCCGGAAGCCATTTTGCAGGACATCGTTCCCGGCGTGAAAACGGCGGGGTTGCCGGAAGACCGGTACGAGCTGATCGCGGACCGCCGTGCGGCGATACAAAAAGCCATTGATTTGGCAGGGCCTCACGATGTAGTATTGATAGCGGGAAAAGGCCATGAAACATATCAGGATATCATGGGCGTCAAACATGACTTCGACGACCGGCTGGTGGCCAAGGAAGCGATAAGGAGACGATACGAATGA
- a CDS encoding stage V sporulation protein D, producing MRASGVTVRRRLYAALIIGTVLFAALIIRLGYVQMWIGPELSDRAEQSWRRNIPFAAQRGEILDRNGVRLAYNISSPSVMAIPAQVKDPQGTARQLAAALQTSEQNIFNMITKRQLIVRIQPAGRKITQEKAQEIRSLNLPGIVVAEDNKRFYPFGGLAAHVLGFTGIDNQGLTGVEAKYDKELTGLPGSISFLADAAGREMPGSSDQYVKPRDGLNLQLTIDSHLQAVLERELDQTMLKYQPKDVIAIMMDPNNGEILAMGSRPGYEPANFKDYPVETYNRNLPIWMTYEPGSTFKIITLAAAIEEKKVNLNEGFHDPGSIEVAGARLRCWKRGGHGSETFRQVVENSCNPGFVVMGQRLGKEKLFEYIYNFGFGKKTGIDLGGEENGIMFKPSRVGPVELATTSFGQGVSVTPIQQITAVSAAINGGKLYKPHVARAWYNGETGDVVDVVQPELVRQVISPETSKTVRETLESVVANGTGRNAFIDGYRVGGKTGTAQKVVNGRYSPDEHIVSFIGFAPADDPKVVVYAAVDDPQGLQFGGLIAAPLVKNIMEDALKYLNVPPRKDQLERKYVYGDTPIVEVPNLIGATVQDIYEDLNSNFLIAKSGEGTTVVNQVPKPGTRVSQGSTIRVYLSDAPADDGKTQQAPGPQ from the coding sequence ATGAGGGCTTCCGGCGTCACGGTTCGCAGGCGGCTATACGCTGCACTCATCATAGGAACAGTGCTGTTTGCAGCCTTGATCATAAGGCTGGGGTACGTGCAAATGTGGATTGGCCCAGAACTATCCGACAGGGCGGAGCAATCGTGGCGGCGCAACATTCCGTTTGCCGCCCAGCGCGGGGAAATTCTCGACCGAAACGGGGTGCGGCTTGCATACAACATCAGCTCGCCGTCGGTCATGGCCATTCCCGCGCAAGTGAAGGATCCGCAAGGGACCGCACGCCAGCTGGCCGCTGCGCTGCAAACATCCGAACAGAACATATTTAACATGATTACGAAAAGACAGCTTATCGTGCGCATCCAGCCGGCCGGGCGAAAAATTACTCAAGAGAAAGCGCAGGAAATCCGCTCGCTTAATTTGCCCGGCATCGTCGTGGCGGAGGACAACAAACGGTTTTATCCGTTCGGCGGGCTTGCTGCGCATGTGCTCGGTTTTACCGGCATCGACAATCAGGGGCTTACCGGCGTGGAAGCCAAATACGATAAAGAATTGACAGGCCTGCCCGGCAGCATTTCGTTTCTGGCGGACGCCGCCGGCAGGGAGATGCCCGGCTCGTCCGACCAATACGTCAAGCCGCGTGACGGCCTTAATTTGCAGCTGACGATCGATAGCCATTTGCAGGCGGTGCTGGAGAGAGAACTCGATCAGACGATGCTGAAATATCAGCCGAAAGACGTGATTGCCATCATGATGGATCCGAATAACGGCGAAATTTTGGCGATGGGTTCGCGACCCGGCTACGAGCCTGCGAACTTCAAGGATTACCCGGTGGAAACGTACAACCGCAATCTGCCGATCTGGATGACCTACGAACCCGGATCGACGTTTAAAATCATCACGCTGGCGGCGGCGATCGAGGAAAAGAAAGTAAACCTGAACGAAGGGTTTCACGATCCCGGGTCGATTGAGGTGGCGGGGGCAAGGCTCCGCTGCTGGAAGCGCGGAGGCCACGGCAGCGAAACGTTTCGGCAGGTTGTGGAAAACTCATGCAACCCGGGTTTTGTCGTCATGGGCCAGCGGCTCGGCAAAGAAAAGCTGTTCGAATACATCTACAACTTCGGATTCGGCAAAAAAACCGGCATCGACCTCGGCGGCGAGGAAAACGGCATCATGTTCAAACCGTCGCGCGTCGGTCCGGTGGAGCTTGCGACCACTTCGTTCGGCCAAGGCGTGTCGGTGACGCCGATCCAGCAAATCACCGCCGTTTCGGCGGCGATTAACGGCGGCAAGCTGTATAAGCCGCATGTCGCCCGCGCCTGGTACAACGGCGAAACCGGCGACGTCGTCGATGTCGTGCAGCCGGAGCTGGTGCGGCAGGTCATATCGCCGGAGACGTCGAAGACGGTCCGCGAGACGCTGGAGAGCGTCGTCGCTAACGGTACGGGCCGCAATGCGTTTATCGACGGCTACCGGGTCGGCGGTAAAACCGGTACCGCGCAGAAGGTCGTGAACGGCCGATATTCTCCGGATGAACACATCGTGTCGTTCATCGGCTTCGCTCCGGCGGACGATCCGAAGGTGGTCGTCTATGCCGCCGTCGACGATCCGCAAGGGCTTCAATTTGGCGGACTTATCGCCGCCCCGCTGGTAAAAAACATCATGGAAGACGCGCTCAAATATTTGAACGTGCCGCCCCGCAAGGATCAGTTGGAGCGAAAGTACGTTTACGGGGATACGCCGATCGTCGAGGTGCCGAATTTGATCGGCGCAACGGTTCAGGACATCTATGAGGATTTGAATTCGAATTTTCTGATCGCCAAATCCGGTGAGGGGACTACGGTCGTCAATCAGGTGCCGAAGCCAGGCACCCGGGTGAGTCAAGGGTCGACGATCCGCGTCTATTTGTCCGACGCTCCGGCAGACGACGGGAAAACGCAGCAGGCGCCGGGCCCGCAATAA